The genomic window GGAATGACAGGCTCGGCAAATAGGAATGACTGTTGCGGTTGTCTGTGATGTCATGGGTAGACATCTACATATCTTCAGCAGTATCTATTTCCTTGAGAATATCTGCTATCTGTCCATTAAGCACAGGAAGTTTATTTTTTATAATATCCCAGAGCAATGAGTAATTAATGCCAAAGTATTGATGTATCAGGACATCTCTTAGTCCTGCCATCTCCTTCCATGAGATTTGCGGGTAATGTTTTCTAAAACTCTGTGGAAGATTTTTAGTCGCCTCTCCAATAACTTCCAGCGAGCGCACAAAACTTCTTATGTATGTTTCATTTTGCATAAATGACTCAAAAGTAAGATTTTCAGAATTCTTCATAAGGTATCTTACCTCATCAGCAATATGAATCAGATAAGGCTTATACTCCTTCAAGATATTTCACCTCTTTTAAAACATATGGCCGGATATGCGGACTAATCATCTCATTGGTTAAAAGGTCCACTTTTTTCTGAAAGATTTCCTCAAGAAGAAAGGATAGGTCCATATATGTATCAAAATATCCCTCGAAATTTTTGCCGAATGAAGATGTATCAAACTCAACGAGCAGGTCTATATCACTGCGCTTTTTTTGTTCCCCCCTTACATAAGAGCCGAAAATTCCTATTTTTTTGACGGAATATTTCCTTAAATCACCGGCGTGGTTTTTTAATATGCTGAATATCCTTTTAACTGTCAGTTCCTGCTTCTTCCTATATTTCATAGTCTGCGCCTCTTTTTTCATTATTAATTATACCATTTATTAATAAGCTGTTGACTATCTCACGGCTCCCTGTATTCATCTATCACCCCGTCTTCATTGTAATCTGATATCCAACAAAAATCCTGTCGGCAGGATTAATATCAAAAAGATTCCCTATGAGTCGTAGACCGGACAAGTTTACCCGCCTCTGGCGGCGCCGCAGGCAGGCTCGCTGTCCATTTAAAATTTGCATTTTGAAATGATAATTGATAATTTTGCAATAAATACATTTTTATTACTTCACCACCGGTTCTCCTGTATAGACGACCCTGAATTTATTTGTCGGGATTTTTTCCACATTCTTATAAAAGCCGGGAAAAAGCTCATCCCATTTCTTCCGGTTGCCGTCAGATGACGGAGCCAGCAGTTGAGCCTGCAAAGCCATTGCGCCGCCGTTGTCGCCTAAAAACATACCGTATTTCTGAAGCGCCCGCGCTATAATCTTCCCTTCCCTGTTAAGCCCCCATTTATCAAAATCCTTTTCTGTGATTGACGGGTCAAGCTGAAAGCGTATGCCTTCAATAGGATATTGCCTGCCCGCATATTTGCCGTCGCTGCGTGACGCAGGGGGCAGAAAGATGTTTTTGCCGTTTTCCGCCTGCCGGTTTTTGGGGAAAGTAAATACAAGGGCATGGCGTATCTCCCCTGCCTTTAACTCCTCGGGCCTGATAAGTCCTGCAATAAGCGGAAAACCCGACCCGCGTCCTCCGCGCACCTGCCATCTCTCCCCTTCTTTGTAATCTCCAACGCCTGTTCCATCAAGCCGCCAGATATTTAATGTGGTGGATTTTGGCGTCTTGTCATCTATCCAGCCGAATCTTGAAAGCTCCCATGAAATCCCTTTAAAAAAATCAACGATGCAGATATGCCCGTCCTCCGTTGGCTCTTGCCACATGTTTTTTAATATTGGAATCCCTTCATCGCTCCAGCCGTCTCTGTCTTTATCCCATGTGTCAAAAATCTTATCGCTTCTCACTTTAAGCAGAGGGATGTTATCAGAATTTACCACCCAGACAGGAATACTGTAAACTTTGGCAAGCCGTATATTTTTAGCCTCTGCTGAGGCAAAGGCAATAATCTCATCTGAATCAGGATGTGTCAGGGCATCTGCCTTAACAGGTGTATTCCACAGCGAATCGTCTGAAAACGGCCTCCATAAACCGGGAAGGCTCTGCCCGACAACAGCGGTGTTTGTGTGATCGCCCATATAAAGCTCATGTAAAACCGGTTCTGCCTGCCGCTCTTTTGTATATCCAGAAGCAAAAATAAAGCTGACTGCTACTGCAGTAAAAAAAATAGTCAAGGCTGTGCGCCATTGATATTCCCTGTAGCAAGCTACAGGGAATCTAATGTAAGGAATATATTTTATTATATTCGCTCGCTTGACCCTGCAGTCCCGACACATCGGGACAGGGAATATGCTCGCTATCCATTTAAAATCTTTACGCATCATGCTTTTTTATACCATAAACTTTTAAGGTTTCCATCATCATCCTCTCAATTGAGAATT from Nitrospirota bacterium includes these protein-coding regions:
- a CDS encoding nucleotidyltransferase family protein; the encoded protein is MKYRKKQELTVKRIFSILKNHAGDLRKYSVKKIGIFGSYVRGEQKKRSDIDLLVEFDTSSFGKNFEGYFDTYMDLSFLLEEIFQKKVDLLTNEMISPHIRPYVLKEVKYLEGV
- a CDS encoding DUF86 domain-containing protein; translated protein: MKNSENLTFESFMQNETYIRSFVRSLEVIGEATKNLPQSFRKHYPQISWKEMAGLRDVLIHQYFGINYSLLWDIIKNKLPVLNGQIADILKEIDTAEDM